A portion of the Streptomyces sp. YPW6 genome contains these proteins:
- a CDS encoding HAD family phosphatase has product MTQPIELVIFDCDGVLVDSERIAVRVDALVLAELGWNLTEAEIVDRFMGLSIRSMTRQIEDHLGRRLPPDWEEEFAPLYQDALAAELTPVEGIVDALDALTHLPTCVASSGSHDKMRFTLGMTGLHPRFEGRIFSATEVEHGKPAPDLFLHAAREMGIAPAACAVVEDSQYGLRAARAAGMRAFAYAGGLTPADRLEGPDTVVFDDMRRLPGLLADH; this is encoded by the coding sequence ATGACCCAGCCCATCGAACTCGTCATATTCGACTGCGACGGCGTACTCGTCGACAGCGAACGCATCGCTGTGCGCGTGGACGCACTCGTCCTGGCGGAACTGGGGTGGAATCTCACCGAAGCCGAGATCGTCGACCGGTTCATGGGTCTGTCGATCCGGTCGATGACGCGGCAGATCGAGGACCACCTCGGACGCCGCCTGCCGCCCGACTGGGAGGAAGAGTTCGCGCCTCTGTACCAGGACGCGCTCGCCGCCGAACTCACGCCCGTCGAGGGCATCGTGGACGCTCTCGACGCGCTCACGCATCTCCCCACCTGTGTGGCATCCAGCGGGAGCCACGACAAGATGCGCTTCACGCTGGGGATGACCGGTCTTCACCCCCGCTTCGAAGGCCGCATCTTCAGCGCCACCGAAGTCGAGCACGGCAAACCGGCCCCGGATCTGTTCCTTCACGCCGCGCGAGAGATGGGGATCGCGCCCGCGGCGTGCGCCGTGGTCGAGGACAGTCAGTACGGTCTTCGGGCGGCCCGGGCCGCGGGCATGCGAGCCTTCGCCTACGCCGGGGGGCTGACGCCCGCGGACCGGCTCGAAGGCCCGGACACCGTCGTCTTCGACGACATGCGCAGACTGCCCGGACTCCTCGCGGATCACTGA
- a CDS encoding mannose-binding protein, producing the protein MPAEPPTPGTESAPAATEKSGAAPPSPAAEEPGPASPASAAPAEAQALRSEATTTAGTEKPPTGPATTAGTEEQPTSARTEKHPTEPATSAGTENTRAPAATTATPPTPTEESPAPDASSGASSTTRTTEAPEGRTEGIAVAAAVDAKPGTRTLTAADKGRPRTPVLAGAAFVGAALVAIPVLLMGSADDEPRRPATTPVAGSADTVLDPESAPAALDDYVAVKPTPSPSPTEEKKAAPPKAAPAPAAAAPAPAPRTSAPAEKPKASPKPKPKAAPKPSWGTQTVSATSSIGVGQSWATNRIRMTMQQDGNLVVYNEQNKPIWAAMTFGENHRAIFQPDGNLVIHNGDDRPIWASKTHDFGGATMVLRPDAKVVIVHEGKVVWST; encoded by the coding sequence ATGCCCGCCGAGCCCCCCACCCCCGGAACCGAGTCCGCGCCGGCAGCCACGGAGAAGTCCGGCGCCGCACCCCCGTCACCCGCCGCGGAGGAGCCCGGCCCCGCGTCCCCGGCGTCCGCCGCCCCGGCCGAGGCGCAAGCCCTCCGGAGCGAGGCCACGACGACGGCCGGCACGGAGAAGCCCCCGACCGGGCCCGCCACCACAGCCGGAACCGAGGAGCAGCCCACCTCGGCCCGCACCGAAAAGCACCCCACCGAGCCCGCCACCTCGGCCGGGACCGAGAACACGCGGGCTCCGGCCGCGACCACCGCCACGCCCCCGACTCCGACCGAGGAGTCACCGGCACCCGACGCCTCGTCCGGGGCGTCGTCCACGACGCGGACCACCGAAGCACCCGAGGGACGCACGGAGGGCATCGCGGTGGCGGCGGCCGTCGACGCGAAGCCGGGCACCAGGACCCTCACCGCTGCCGACAAGGGGCGCCCCCGCACCCCGGTCCTGGCAGGGGCCGCGTTCGTCGGCGCCGCGCTGGTCGCGATACCCGTGCTGCTGATGGGCAGCGCCGACGACGAGCCCCGGCGCCCCGCCACCACACCGGTCGCGGGGAGCGCCGACACGGTCCTCGATCCGGAGTCGGCCCCGGCGGCCCTGGACGACTACGTGGCGGTGAAGCCGACACCGTCGCCGTCGCCGACGGAAGAGAAGAAGGCCGCCCCGCCCAAGGCCGCCCCCGCACCCGCGGCAGCCGCGCCGGCGCCCGCGCCCAGGACGAGCGCCCCCGCCGAGAAGCCGAAGGCCTCACCGAAACCGAAGCCCAAGGCGGCCCCGAAGCCGAGTTGGGGCACCCAGACGGTCTCCGCGACCAGCTCCATCGGGGTCGGCCAGTCCTGGGCGACCAACCGCATTCGCATGACGATGCAGCAGGACGGCAACCTGGTCGTCTACAACGAGCAGAACAAGCCGATCTGGGCCGCCATGACCTTCGGCGAGAACCACCGGGCGATCTTCCAGCCGGACGGCAACCTGGTCATCCACAACGGCGACGACCGCCCCATCTGGGCCTCCAAGACCCATGACTTCGGCGGCGCCACGATGGTCCTCAGGCCCGACGCCAAGGTGGTCATCGTGCACGAGGGCAAGGTGGTCTGGTCGACCTGA
- a CDS encoding type VII secretion system-associated protein, giving the protein MDASLVPEAVKDAARRAPGHWIGIVDPEWTQARTPPEWAVLGEWQSDGSGGVGEYRANPAYRPSARALGWPEPTDPVDAAAQRAATGYGTVDEALAALAEADVTVVRGPDGGTLVAAGRDGAPVVLLFTSPTHAFMSAALHHDTVSARELAGSLTETGALLLVNSAAAAPLLVPADSLPGAVSSAPATAAAGPDTTEPRPHTTGRTP; this is encoded by the coding sequence GTGGATGCCTCCCTCGTGCCGGAAGCCGTGAAGGACGCCGCGCGCCGTGCGCCCGGCCACTGGATCGGGATCGTCGATCCGGAGTGGACCCAGGCCCGGACGCCGCCGGAGTGGGCCGTCCTGGGCGAGTGGCAGTCGGACGGGAGCGGGGGCGTGGGCGAGTACCGCGCCAACCCCGCCTACCGCCCATCGGCCCGGGCCCTCGGCTGGCCGGAGCCCACCGATCCGGTGGACGCGGCTGCCCAGCGGGCCGCCACCGGGTACGGCACGGTGGACGAGGCGCTGGCCGCGCTCGCCGAGGCGGACGTCACCGTCGTACGCGGGCCGGACGGCGGGACGCTCGTGGCCGCGGGGCGGGACGGTGCGCCGGTGGTGCTCCTGTTCACCTCGCCCACCCACGCGTTCATGTCCGCGGCACTTCACCATGACACCGTGTCCGCCCGGGAGCTGGCCGGGTCCCTGACGGAGACCGGCGCCCTGCTGCTGGTCAACTCCGCAGCCGCGGCTCCGCTGCTCGTCCCCGCCGACAGCCTTCCCGGTGCCGTGAGTTCCGCCCCGGCGACCGCGGCCGCCGGCCCCGACACGACCGAACCCCGGCCCCACACCACAGGGAGGACCCCGTGA
- a CDS encoding ricin-type beta-trefoil lectin domain protein, with protein sequence MTRTSSQQTPVSAPVPAKPEAEPAEAAETERVSEKAEKAESAEEGLEAAKAPEGDKARKLAEAAEVPEVGKAEAGEGGERGERTGADAPEPRADTAEGHTASGPETAPGSGPETAPGSDAETDPGASAATQSRLPALVRTMTATAIGQPQQEAGPVGRPGRAALAGAAVVGALLVSVPFLVLAGNNDDGPERTNAAGAGTVLDGSGPEAPGEFAVTAPDTGAPEEDRKEKEEKKSEEKPEKAGNPAPVVPPADSGKEAAKKDDGPEDTPKKADAPEKKPEAKSGDAENQSAKAQPAVTFSGPVSFRSHLSGRCLDVPGHNFNDGQPLFMWDCNGADAQKWRFGSDGTIRAKDKCLDVANANFSNGTPIQLAWCNGSAAQKFTLNGAHDLVNTVVGKCVDIPNHSKGRGPETYLILWECTGLDNQKWST encoded by the coding sequence GTGACGCGTACGTCGTCCCAGCAGACCCCCGTCTCCGCTCCCGTACCGGCGAAGCCCGAAGCCGAGCCGGCCGAGGCCGCGGAAACGGAGAGGGTCTCCGAGAAGGCGGAGAAGGCCGAGAGTGCCGAGGAGGGCCTTGAGGCCGCCAAGGCCCCGGAAGGGGACAAGGCCAGGAAGCTCGCAGAGGCCGCAGAGGTCCCGGAGGTCGGGAAGGCGGAGGCGGGCGAGGGCGGTGAGCGGGGCGAGCGCACCGGTGCCGACGCCCCCGAACCCCGGGCAGATACCGCCGAGGGCCACACCGCCTCCGGCCCCGAGACCGCCCCCGGCTCCGGCCCCGAGACCGCCCCCGGCTCCGATGCCGAGACCGATCCCGGCGCCTCCGCCGCCACGCAGAGCCGGCTCCCCGCTCTCGTACGGACCATGACCGCCACCGCCATCGGGCAGCCGCAGCAGGAGGCGGGGCCCGTGGGACGGCCGGGCAGGGCCGCGCTCGCGGGGGCGGCGGTCGTGGGTGCGCTGCTCGTGTCGGTGCCGTTCCTCGTGCTCGCCGGGAACAACGACGACGGGCCCGAGCGGACGAACGCCGCCGGGGCCGGGACCGTCCTCGACGGGAGCGGACCGGAGGCGCCGGGCGAGTTCGCCGTCACCGCGCCCGACACCGGTGCGCCCGAGGAGGACCGGAAGGAGAAGGAGGAGAAGAAGAGCGAGGAGAAGCCGGAGAAGGCCGGCAACCCCGCGCCGGTCGTCCCTCCGGCCGACAGCGGCAAGGAAGCGGCGAAGAAGGACGACGGTCCCGAGGACACCCCGAAGAAGGCCGACGCGCCCGAGAAGAAGCCCGAGGCGAAGAGCGGCGACGCCGAGAACCAGTCCGCCAAGGCCCAGCCCGCCGTCACGTTCAGCGGGCCCGTCTCCTTCCGCAGCCACCTCTCCGGCCGCTGCCTCGACGTCCCCGGTCACAACTTCAACGACGGTCAGCCGCTGTTCATGTGGGACTGCAACGGCGCCGACGCCCAGAAGTGGCGCTTCGGATCCGACGGCACGATCCGGGCCAAGGACAAGTGCCTGGACGTGGCCAACGCGAACTTCAGCAACGGGACACCCATCCAGCTCGCCTGGTGCAACGGCTCCGCCGCCCAGAAGTTCACCCTGAACGGCGCCCACGACCTGGTCAACACCGTCGTCGGCAAGTGCGTCGACATCCCGAACCACAGCAAGGGACGGGGCCCGGAGACCTACCTGATCCTGTGGGAGTGCACCGGGCTCGACAACCAGAAATGGAGCACCTGA
- a CDS encoding right-handed parallel beta-helix repeat-containing protein: MSRQVLTVGPEDRFSTIGEALAAARTGALISVRPGTYAENLVIHTRVTLTAAEGRGTVEIRPRSGSVVALRADAVMFSELTLRGGDSELPAVDVRRGQAAFDGCEIVGAAWTAMLAGGTGSLALRDCRVSNPQGAGIVVTSTTPTTVESCTLEHLGTSGIVLAEQGEARVRDCTVRGARGNGLLANGETRGTVEDCDISSTDKPSIALEGDSAVSVVRTVVHDTSTGVHLSSAGRTTLEDVRVTGASGNGIVLAVGTDPVLRRCRVSRARGHGLLVTDRARGTFEDCWVDGAQGAALRVAGASSPALTGLTVRDCEGTGLLLEEDAAPELDRLEVIGSAPAVALQGGANPLLRRARLVEPAGDGIAAAKEARGRVEDCEIVRPQGAGVRVASGSTLYLAGGGVSDTATSGLVVEDGGNVTVRDFRVEVCGEDGVVVAAGGELTANRTSVHAPKGHGFLLREGALASLSGCEASGGGQDGFRVESTAPVSLVNCTARENEGGGLVQTAPGERLAVDGLNSVGNGKRDAWGSGSAENTDPAGSGAADAPPPDRADGPLGALNALIGLENVKQQVRTLVNLTQLAQRREQLGMPAPPMSRHLIFAGPPGTGKTTVARLYGAILAELGSLRSGHLVEVSRADLVAQVVGGTAIKTSETFQRALGGVLFIDEAYTLTADSGNGGADFGREAVDTLLKLMEDHRDDVVVVAAGYSREMESFLSSNPGLASRFSRTVEFENYSVPDLVAIMESMCGRHQYELGEGTAQALAAHFGAMDRDAGFGNGRAARGVFEEMVDRQAIRLSAQTQVSEHDLRLLLPEDVSATAVASAAETAAPADDPLTRLGDMIGLAEVKREVADLVNLITTARHRAAAGLPVPTLSNHLVFTGPPGTGKTTVARLYGEVLTQLGVLERGQLVEAARADLVGRYIGHTAQLTREVFEKARGGVLFIDEAYTLTPRGQGADFGQEAVDTLLKLMEDHRDEVVVIVAGYTDEMERFLASNPGLSSRFPRRIAFADYSSEELVTIVRAQAAAMGYECGPGTGPLLKEHFDAVPRDRSFGNARLARQVVESMVTRQAGRISSLAAPTLDDLRILLPADVTAAAPKAVPR, from the coding sequence GTGTCGCGCCAGGTACTGACGGTCGGCCCCGAGGACCGCTTTTCCACGATCGGTGAGGCGCTCGCCGCCGCCCGTACCGGTGCGCTCATCAGCGTCCGGCCCGGGACGTACGCGGAGAACCTGGTGATCCACACCCGGGTGACCCTCACCGCCGCCGAGGGACGGGGCACGGTGGAGATCCGGCCGCGTTCGGGCAGCGTCGTCGCGCTGCGCGCCGATGCCGTCATGTTCTCGGAACTCACCCTGCGCGGCGGGGACTCCGAACTGCCCGCCGTGGACGTGCGGCGCGGACAGGCCGCGTTCGACGGGTGCGAGATCGTCGGCGCCGCCTGGACCGCGATGCTGGCCGGCGGAACCGGCTCCCTCGCGCTGCGGGACTGCCGGGTGAGCAACCCGCAGGGCGCGGGCATCGTCGTCACCTCCACCACCCCCACCACCGTCGAGTCCTGCACCCTCGAACACCTCGGCACCAGTGGCATCGTCCTTGCCGAGCAGGGCGAGGCGCGCGTCCGCGACTGCACGGTGCGGGGCGCCCGGGGCAACGGGCTGCTCGCCAACGGCGAGACCCGGGGCACCGTCGAGGACTGCGACATCTCCTCCACCGACAAGCCCTCCATCGCCCTGGAGGGGGACTCCGCCGTCTCCGTCGTCCGGACCGTGGTGCATGACACCAGCACCGGTGTCCATCTGAGCAGCGCGGGTCGTACCACCCTGGAGGACGTCCGTGTCACCGGCGCCTCCGGCAACGGGATCGTCCTGGCCGTGGGCACCGATCCCGTACTGCGCCGCTGTCGTGTCTCGCGCGCACGCGGCCACGGCCTCCTCGTCACCGACCGGGCGCGCGGCACCTTCGAGGACTGCTGGGTGGACGGGGCGCAGGGCGCCGCGCTGCGGGTGGCCGGGGCCTCCTCCCCGGCGCTGACCGGCCTGACCGTCCGCGACTGCGAAGGCACCGGGCTGCTCCTGGAGGAGGACGCCGCGCCCGAGCTGGACCGCCTGGAGGTCATCGGCTCCGCGCCCGCCGTCGCTCTGCAGGGCGGCGCCAACCCCCTGCTGCGCCGGGCCCGGCTGGTCGAGCCCGCCGGTGACGGCATCGCCGCCGCCAAGGAGGCCCGGGGCCGCGTCGAGGACTGCGAGATCGTCCGGCCGCAGGGCGCCGGTGTACGGGTGGCCTCCGGCTCCACCCTCTACCTGGCGGGCGGCGGGGTCTCCGACACCGCCACCAGCGGACTGGTCGTGGAGGACGGCGGCAACGTCACCGTCCGCGACTTCCGCGTCGAGGTCTGCGGTGAGGACGGTGTGGTCGTCGCCGCCGGCGGTGAACTGACCGCCAACCGCACCTCCGTCCACGCCCCCAAGGGCCACGGCTTCCTCCTCCGCGAAGGCGCGCTCGCCTCGCTCAGCGGCTGTGAGGCGAGCGGGGGCGGCCAGGACGGCTTCCGGGTGGAGTCCACCGCTCCGGTCTCGCTCGTCAACTGCACCGCCCGGGAGAACGAGGGCGGCGGCCTGGTGCAGACCGCGCCCGGCGAACGGCTCGCCGTGGACGGGCTGAACAGCGTCGGCAACGGCAAGCGCGACGCCTGGGGCAGCGGCAGCGCCGAGAACACCGATCCGGCCGGCTCCGGCGCCGCCGACGCGCCCCCGCCGGACCGTGCCGACGGCCCGCTCGGCGCGCTCAACGCGCTGATCGGCCTGGAGAACGTGAAGCAGCAGGTCCGCACCCTGGTCAACCTCACCCAGCTGGCCCAGCGTCGTGAACAACTCGGCATGCCCGCACCGCCGATGAGCCGGCACCTGATCTTCGCCGGCCCGCCCGGCACCGGTAAGACCACCGTCGCCCGCCTCTACGGGGCGATCCTCGCCGAGCTCGGTTCGCTGCGCAGCGGCCACCTCGTGGAGGTCTCCCGCGCCGACCTCGTCGCCCAAGTCGTCGGCGGCACCGCCATCAAGACGTCCGAGACCTTCCAGCGGGCGCTGGGCGGGGTCCTGTTCATCGACGAGGCGTACACCCTCACCGCCGACAGCGGCAACGGCGGCGCCGACTTCGGCCGCGAGGCGGTGGACACCCTGCTGAAGCTCATGGAGGACCACCGCGACGACGTGGTCGTGGTCGCGGCCGGATACTCCCGCGAGATGGAGTCCTTCCTCAGCTCCAACCCGGGCCTCGCGTCCCGCTTCTCGCGGACCGTCGAGTTCGAGAACTACTCCGTGCCCGACCTGGTCGCGATCATGGAGAGCATGTGCGGCCGGCACCAGTACGAGCTGGGGGAGGGGACGGCCCAGGCACTCGCCGCCCACTTCGGGGCCATGGACCGGGACGCCGGCTTCGGCAACGGCCGTGCCGCCCGCGGGGTGTTCGAGGAGATGGTCGACCGGCAGGCGATCCGGCTCTCCGCCCAGACGCAGGTCAGCGAGCACGATCTGCGGCTGCTGCTCCCCGAGGACGTCTCCGCCACCGCCGTCGCCTCGGCCGCCGAGACCGCCGCACCGGCCGACGACCCGCTCACCCGCCTCGGCGACATGATCGGACTCGCCGAGGTGAAGCGCGAGGTCGCCGATCTGGTCAACCTCATCACCACCGCCCGCCACCGCGCCGCCGCCGGGCTGCCCGTTCCCACCCTCAGCAACCACCTGGTCTTCACCGGCCCGCCCGGCACCGGTAAGACCACCGTCGCCCGCCTCTACGGCGAGGTGCTCACCCAGCTCGGGGTCCTGGAGCGCGGCCAGCTGGTCGAGGCCGCCCGCGCCGATCTCGTCGGCCGTTACATAGGCCACACCGCCCAGTTGACCCGGGAGGTCTTCGAAAAAGCCCGTGGCGGTGTGCTGTTCATCGACGAGGCCTACACCCTCACCCCGCGCGGCCAGGGCGCCGACTTCGGCCAGGAGGCGGTGGACACCCTGCTGAAGCTGATGGAGGACCACCGCGACGAGGTCGTCGTCATCGTCGCCGGATACACCGACGAGATGGAACGCTTCCTCGCCTCCAACCCCGGCCTCTCCTCCCGCTTCCCGCGCCGGATCGCCTTCGCCGACTACTCCTCCGAGGAACTGGTCACCATCGTGCGCGCCCAGGCCGCGGCCATGGGGTACGAGTGCGGCCCCGGCACCGGACCCCTGCTCAAGGAGCACTTCGACGCGGTGCCCCGCGACCGGTCCTTCGGCAACGCCCGCCTGGCCCGGCAGGTCGTCGAGTCGATGGTCACCCGCCAGGCGGGCCGGATCAGTTCGCTGGCCGCACCCACGCTGGACGACCTGCGGATCCTCCTCCCGGCGGACGTGACGGCCGCGGCCCCGAAGGCGGTGCCCCGGTGA
- a CDS encoding S8 family serine peptidase, translated as MRPSARRATGRAARPARLLYGASLAAALVVPVAVPAQAAPPSRTPVHLPAADGSKGQELPGMPTSLDARAEAVACTPASKERAKKQDWSRQRLDLDRLHRHTTGAGVTVALISTGVDPGAEGLDGRVTARGEAGDDCVGQGTFLAGLIAGTGGPTPRLAGVAPDAKILALRGTDRRGQPDAALVTAAVRAATTAEADVIAVAVALPRKDTALTRAVAEARRAGAVVVAAATPEPPSRGSADEIPSRTYWPAGQPGVLAVADMLPAGARPDGALPTEDIDLAAPGAGVVSGGPRGKGHYLGGGVAVATAYAAGAAAAVRAAHPGESADAVTRRLTATAYPADIPQLDAYAAVTTVLGEAGAPAGGAERATEPVAVRDTSDTDRATGRAVLFVLLGSAGVLSLLWAGFALTRARARGWRPAGAGTPDGS; from the coding sequence GTGAGGCCGTCCGCGCGGCGGGCCACCGGGCGGGCGGCCAGGCCGGCCCGTCTGCTGTACGGGGCCTCGCTCGCCGCCGCCCTGGTGGTGCCCGTGGCCGTACCCGCCCAGGCCGCACCCCCCTCCCGTACGCCGGTTCACCTCCCCGCCGCCGACGGGTCCAAGGGGCAGGAGCTGCCCGGGATGCCGACCTCGCTCGACGCGCGGGCCGAGGCCGTCGCCTGCACCCCCGCTTCCAAGGAGCGGGCGAAGAAGCAGGACTGGTCGCGCCAGCGCCTCGACCTGGACCGCCTGCACCGGCACACCACCGGGGCGGGGGTGACCGTCGCGCTGATCTCCACCGGCGTCGACCCCGGGGCGGAAGGGCTCGACGGCCGCGTCACCGCCCGGGGTGAGGCCGGCGACGACTGCGTCGGACAGGGAACGTTCCTGGCCGGGCTGATCGCCGGGACCGGCGGCCCCACCCCGCGCCTCGCCGGGGTCGCCCCGGACGCGAAGATCCTGGCGCTGCGCGGCACCGACCGGCGCGGGCAGCCGGACGCCGCACTCGTCACGGCGGCCGTCCGGGCCGCGACCACCGCCGAGGCCGACGTCATCGCGGTCGCGGTGGCCCTCCCGCGCAAGGACACCGCGCTCACCCGGGCCGTCGCCGAGGCACGCAGGGCCGGTGCGGTGGTGGTCGCGGCGGCCACCCCGGAGCCGCCGTCGCGCGGTTCGGCCGACGAGATCCCCTCCCGTACCTACTGGCCCGCCGGTCAGCCCGGCGTCCTCGCGGTCGCCGACATGCTGCCCGCCGGGGCCCGCCCGGACGGCGCGCTGCCCACCGAGGACATCGACCTGGCCGCCCCGGGCGCCGGGGTGGTCTCCGGCGGGCCGCGCGGGAAGGGGCACTACCTCGGCGGCGGCGTCGCGGTGGCCACCGCCTACGCGGCCGGGGCCGCGGCGGCCGTCCGCGCCGCCCACCCCGGGGAATCGGCCGACGCGGTGACCCGCCGCCTGACCGCCACCGCCTACCCGGCCGACATTCCCCAGCTGGACGCCTACGCCGCCGTCACCACGGTCCTCGGCGAGGCGGGCGCGCCGGCCGGCGGTGCGGAGCGGGCCACCGAACCCGTGGCCGTACGCGACACCTCCGACACCGACCGCGCCACCGGAAGGGCCGTCCTCTTCGTCCTCCTCGGATCGGCCGGTGTCCTCTCCCTCCTCTGGGCCGGATTCGCCCTCACCCGGGCCCGCGCCCGGGGCTGGCGTCCGGCGGGGGCGGGCACCCCCGACGGGAGCTGA